The Altererythrobacter sp. CAU 1644 genome has a window encoding:
- a CDS encoding ornithine cyclodeaminase family protein yields MRAMLEVRDNSNRAARNSTSPRFVTPSEVEAALGLEDLIEPVSRAFQAYSCGRAHNEMISLHPLRDRTAGDVLVKAATLEGSTVFVVKVAPWFAANVADGKPQGGLVAAFNALTGHTIALIDDQHRISDLRTAAAGALAARVLAPATVESAAVLGSGTQAYWQTMALHRERPFDRLYIWARDERKARRLGGRISQRLPHLTIQYVGAETAVRQSDVIITATGAREPIVRGDWLHEGQHITAIGADDATKCELDATTLQRSRVLVDEIKLATETGDVHAAIARGQYRADLLAGELGEVLAGRKMGRQSESEITVATLSGLGVQDIAAVEVLLRKMGEKT; encoded by the coding sequence ATGAGGGCGATGCTGGAGGTGCGTGACAATTCGAATCGAGCGGCGCGGAATTCGACTTCCCCGAGATTCGTCACGCCAAGCGAAGTCGAAGCGGCGCTTGGCTTGGAGGATCTAATTGAACCAGTCTCCCGAGCGTTCCAAGCCTACAGTTGCGGACGCGCGCACAACGAGATGATTAGCCTGCATCCCCTCAGAGACCGAACGGCGGGCGATGTACTTGTCAAGGCTGCGACGCTTGAGGGAAGCACGGTATTCGTTGTGAAGGTCGCGCCTTGGTTCGCCGCGAATGTGGCCGATGGTAAGCCACAAGGCGGATTGGTTGCCGCCTTCAACGCGCTCACCGGTCATACCATCGCGCTAATCGATGATCAGCACAGGATATCGGACTTGCGAACCGCGGCCGCTGGAGCACTGGCTGCGCGGGTGCTGGCGCCAGCAACAGTTGAAAGCGCAGCAGTTCTTGGCTCGGGGACCCAGGCCTATTGGCAAACAATGGCCTTGCATCGCGAGCGGCCATTCGACCGCCTTTACATCTGGGCTCGTGATGAGCGAAAAGCTCGTCGGCTAGGCGGACGGATTAGCCAGCGCCTACCGCACCTGACGATCCAATATGTCGGAGCGGAAACGGCTGTTAGGCAATCAGACGTGATAATCACTGCGACCGGGGCGCGGGAACCGATCGTGAGAGGCGATTGGCTACATGAGGGTCAGCATATCACAGCTATCGGGGCAGACGATGCGACCAAGTGTGAGCTTGATGCTACTACATTGCAGCGCTCAAGGGTGTTGGTCGACGAAATCAAGCTTGCTACGGAAACGGGCGATGTCCATGCCGCGATCGCTCGAGGGCAGTATCGAGCGGACCTGCTTGCAGGCGAATTGGGTGAGGTCCTCGCAGGGCGGAAAATGGGACGCCAATCAGAAAGCGAGATTACAGTCGCGACGCTAAGCGGATTGGGCGTCCAGGACATTGCAGCGGTGGAAGTCCTCCTGAGAAAGATGGGTGAGAAAACTTGA
- a CDS encoding PhzF family phenazine biosynthesis protein, translating into MTTTAIRYVHLDVFSDRPYGGNSLAVFPNAVGLNGMQMLQITQEMRHFESIFLEPTDDPYCFRTRVFDLVEELPFAGHPLVGAAATLHRQVGSIPEARWKFLLGRREVEVSTRCFGPNSYSGLMDQGRPVIGSLVDDRHEIAASFRLEPQDLAEALPIQVISTGLRYLVVPVRQEALARASIARDISPLVAKCGAEYAVILSENLDEIRHWTNDGSLEDSATGSAAGTIAAYALHHGLVEAGKFFRLSQGRFVGRPSTLNLRPTGSAGAVEKVEIEGHVAFVGSGELEVIP; encoded by the coding sequence TTGACCACTACTGCAATCCGGTATGTCCATCTCGACGTATTCTCTGACCGTCCATACGGCGGAAACAGCCTAGCCGTCTTTCCGAATGCCGTCGGGCTAAATGGCATGCAGATGCTCCAGATTACGCAAGAGATGAGGCATTTTGAAAGCATCTTTCTCGAGCCAACCGACGATCCGTATTGCTTCAGAACGCGGGTTTTCGATCTTGTGGAAGAACTCCCATTCGCCGGACATCCATTGGTGGGTGCTGCCGCAACACTGCATCGGCAGGTCGGTTCAATTCCAGAAGCCAGGTGGAAATTTCTTCTGGGAAGAAGGGAAGTGGAGGTAAGCACGCGGTGCTTCGGACCCAATAGCTATTCAGGCCTGATGGATCAGGGGCGCCCCGTGATCGGTTCGCTGGTCGATGACAGGCATGAGATCGCAGCATCATTTCGTCTTGAGCCTCAAGACCTCGCCGAAGCACTTCCGATCCAGGTGATTAGCACTGGCCTCCGCTACCTGGTCGTTCCGGTTAGGCAGGAGGCGCTTGCTCGTGCATCGATAGCGCGAGACATTTCTCCACTAGTCGCGAAGTGCGGTGCCGAATACGCGGTCATTTTGAGCGAAAATTTGGACGAGATCCGCCATTGGACCAATGACGGCAGTCTTGAAGATTCTGCCACAGGGAGCGCCGCGGGCACGATCGCGGCATATGCCTTGCATCATGGCTTGGTTGAGGCGGGCAAGTTCTTCAGGCTGAGCCAGGGGCGATTTGTCGGCCGCCCCAGCACGCTAAACCTGAGACCGACAGGTAGCGCTGGCGCGGTCGAGAAGGTCGAGATCGAGGGGCATGTGGCCTTTGTTGGCTCTGGAGAACTCGAGGTCATCCCATGA
- a CDS encoding DDE-type integrase/transposase/recombinase: MFAADVRSHRGSRMRSVRLWRRHLDEIGVQLLGETAHLLRAVDHEGEVLSNLTSRKREKSAALAFM; encoded by the coding sequence ATGTTCGCTGCCGACGTTCGCAGTCATAGAGGAAGTCGGATGCGAAGCGTTCGCCTTTGGCGCCGGCACCTCGATGAGATTGGCGTCCAGTTGCTTGGCGAGACTGCCCATCTCTTACGTGCCGTAGATCACGAGGGAGAAGTTCTCTCGAATCTCACTTCGAGAAAGCGGGAAAAATCCGCGGCTTTGGCGTTCATGTAG
- a CDS encoding Rieske (2Fe-2S) protein gives MEKTLHTPARSRVELPENNPVERLGELMPAEGEKGLFSESWFPVCLSSEVGPGEIRGENFLDGKIVIFRGEDGIVRAMSAYCPHLGADLSIGTVEGNHIECAFHRWQFDTDGGCAKTFIGDPAPKRARLFKFPTQEAYGVVWVFNGNTPHWDIPTFQVPDDKIVYRTYRMPSHFACDPWVFAANTPDMQHFKAVHQIQFSSEDPHADVDWSDWGFRYKLIAGHQNNVPIEWTLGILGTSLFWQEGPYGDFWMGGMVGFGLPEVGKHQPFAVMALEDSGDQAINSERFDIAQMLMERTLGEDSEILNTIHYRPGALTRGDTTLSRYLKFVKDYPRSHPSAPFIN, from the coding sequence ATGGAAAAGACATTACACACGCCCGCTCGCTCAAGGGTCGAATTGCCAGAAAACAATCCAGTCGAACGGCTCGGTGAGCTGATGCCAGCTGAGGGTGAAAAGGGTCTTTTCTCGGAAAGCTGGTTTCCTGTGTGCCTTTCATCGGAAGTTGGCCCTGGTGAGATTCGCGGCGAGAATTTTCTGGACGGCAAGATCGTTATCTTCCGTGGCGAGGACGGAATCGTGCGGGCGATGAGCGCTTACTGCCCGCACCTTGGCGCTGATCTTTCCATTGGCACGGTAGAAGGCAATCACATTGAGTGTGCATTCCATCGCTGGCAATTTGACACGGATGGCGGGTGTGCAAAGACTTTCATTGGCGATCCTGCGCCGAAACGCGCACGCCTGTTCAAATTCCCGACTCAGGAAGCCTACGGTGTAGTTTGGGTATTCAATGGCAACACGCCCCATTGGGATATCCCGACGTTCCAGGTTCCGGACGACAAGATTGTCTATCGAACATACCGGATGCCCAGCCACTTCGCCTGCGACCCGTGGGTGTTTGCGGCGAATACGCCGGACATGCAGCACTTCAAGGCAGTCCATCAAATACAGTTTTCAAGCGAAGACCCGCATGCAGATGTTGATTGGAGTGATTGGGGTTTCCGTTACAAATTGATCGCTGGCCACCAGAACAATGTTCCGATCGAGTGGACGTTAGGTATCCTTGGTACCAGCCTGTTCTGGCAAGAGGGACCCTATGGGGACTTTTGGATGGGGGGCATGGTAGGCTTCGGGTTGCCGGAAGTCGGTAAGCATCAGCCGTTCGCGGTGATGGCACTGGAAGATTCCGGCGATCAGGCAATCAATTCCGAACGATTTGATATTGCGCAAATGTTGATGGAACGCACACTCGGCGAGGACTCAGAAATCCTAAATACCATTCACTATCGTCCTGGCGCTCTGACACGAGGCGACACGACGTTGAGTCGCTATCTAAAGTTCGTGAAGGACTATCCCCGAAGTCACCCCTCCGCCCCTTTCATCAACTAG
- a CDS encoding TonB-dependent receptor — translation MESQAEAGEILVTARRRTETLQETPLSITAFDADALLARGVTDLSGVGDFTPNLVFDQGTGNTGGSTTSQVFIRGIGQADFLFTTEPGVGIYVDGIYYPRSIGSVMDLIDLERVEILRGPQGTLFGKNSVGGAINITTRRPGDEFSGRVRASYGSFNRLEVTGAVDIPIHDGVLLASIAASTKDADGYVKRINDGSTLGDINSSGVRGQLLWNASPNFDLLVAADYTRKRENSIANTLIEVDPSGSLIGLYNALVAPATGDFYDDRYISDDPFKSFGTGFNRSDLDLWGISGTATIHLGAATIKSITAFREQDAVFGADSDHSPIRYFEQSVTDEQEQFSQEFQISGESLGGRLNWVFGTMYFHEKGFDLYDIAFAPGLFDALEAFPPGIIPGLGGAGNPIHPALDFEALVSAQINNDSYSGYGHVSVDLTDRLSVSGGLRYTSDKKDFGSRIDRLAAGVTTHDLAVSDKWTAWTPKASVEFDWSDDLMTYASAARGFKSGGFNGRPTNAFVAQTPFAPEYVWTYEFGFHARTADRRLRLNGAAFHSDYTNLQLLNVTSDPQGGIVAIIENAGKARIRGFELELLAKPIDRVQFDAAVGYLDAEYRELDPGITTITLTDKLVKTPKWSFSVGAEFGTEISSNWEAKFRADYAYRSTVQHVSSNDPLLEQPGYGLLNLRLAVAPTGSDWELSVFGTNLTDKLYIANGLTQRDTLGTTDVSYGRPREWGVAIDARF, via the coding sequence ATGGAAAGCCAGGCGGAGGCTGGCGAGATCCTCGTTACCGCTCGGAGGCGGACGGAAACTTTACAGGAAACACCGTTATCTATCACGGCGTTTGACGCAGACGCCCTGCTGGCGCGCGGAGTAACCGACCTGTCTGGTGTAGGCGATTTCACACCAAATCTCGTTTTCGATCAGGGGACGGGAAATACCGGTGGCAGCACGACGTCCCAAGTATTCATCCGAGGAATCGGGCAGGCCGACTTCCTTTTCACGACTGAGCCCGGCGTCGGTATCTATGTAGACGGAATCTACTATCCGAGGTCGATCGGCTCTGTGATGGATCTGATCGATCTTGAGAGAGTGGAGATTCTTCGAGGACCACAGGGCACGTTGTTCGGAAAGAATAGCGTTGGTGGGGCAATCAACATCACGACGCGCCGACCTGGTGACGAATTCTCCGGACGTGTGAGAGCAAGTTATGGCAGCTTCAATCGGCTCGAAGTGACGGGCGCGGTAGATATCCCGATTCACGATGGGGTGCTGCTCGCCAGTATCGCTGCTTCGACAAAAGATGCAGACGGATACGTCAAACGCATTAACGACGGCTCGACGCTCGGAGACATCAATTCAAGTGGCGTACGTGGTCAGCTGCTTTGGAATGCTTCGCCAAACTTCGATCTCCTGGTAGCGGCCGACTATACGCGTAAGCGCGAGAACAGCATTGCCAATACGTTGATCGAAGTTGATCCGTCTGGCAGCCTCATTGGCCTTTACAATGCCCTCGTAGCTCCAGCGACGGGCGACTTCTACGATGATCGTTATATCTCTGACGATCCATTCAAGAGTTTCGGGACGGGGTTCAATCGAAGTGATCTCGACCTTTGGGGGATATCGGGAACCGCCACGATTCACCTGGGTGCTGCAACGATTAAATCGATCACGGCCTTTCGCGAACAGGACGCCGTTTTTGGAGCAGACTCTGATCATTCACCGATCAGATATTTCGAGCAATCAGTCACTGATGAGCAGGAGCAGTTCTCCCAGGAGTTTCAGATCTCCGGCGAGAGCCTTGGCGGTCGTTTGAACTGGGTCTTCGGGACTATGTACTTTCATGAAAAGGGCTTCGATCTATACGATATTGCCTTCGCGCCCGGTCTGTTTGACGCGCTCGAGGCGTTCCCGCCCGGAATCATTCCAGGGCTGGGAGGTGCAGGGAACCCCATTCATCCCGCGCTCGATTTCGAGGCGCTGGTATCAGCGCAAATCAACAATGATAGCTACTCGGGTTACGGCCATGTCAGCGTCGATTTGACCGACCGGTTGAGTGTTTCGGGCGGACTACGATACACTTCGGACAAGAAGGACTTCGGTTCTCGGATCGATCGCCTCGCGGCGGGCGTCACAACGCATGATCTTGCTGTTTCGGACAAGTGGACTGCGTGGACACCCAAGGCCAGTGTCGAGTTCGATTGGAGCGACGACTTGATGACATATGCCTCTGCGGCGCGAGGCTTCAAGTCGGGTGGTTTCAACGGCCGGCCGACAAACGCTTTCGTTGCCCAAACCCCCTTTGCACCGGAGTATGTGTGGACCTATGAATTCGGCTTTCATGCGCGCACAGCCGACAGGCGACTGAGGCTGAATGGCGCTGCATTCCATAGTGACTACACGAATCTCCAGCTTCTCAACGTCACATCAGATCCGCAAGGCGGTATTGTGGCAATCATTGAGAACGCCGGTAAAGCCAGAATTCGTGGCTTCGAGCTCGAACTCCTCGCCAAGCCAATTGATAGGGTGCAGTTCGATGCGGCTGTTGGATATCTTGACGCTGAATATCGCGAGCTGGATCCGGGCATTACAACGATCACTTTGACCGATAAGTTGGTCAAGACGCCCAAGTGGAGCTTTTCTGTCGGGGCGGAGTTTGGGACCGAAATCTCAAGCAATTGGGAGGCCAAGTTTCGCGCCGATTATGCCTACCGTTCGACGGTCCAACACGTTTCCTCGAATGACCCGTTGCTTGAACAGCCGGGATATGGCCTGCTCAATCTCAGGCTTGCCGTAGCTCCAACAGGAAGCGATTGGGAGCTGTCGGTGTTCGGCACCAATCTCACTGACAAGCTGTACATAGCCAATGGACTGACCCAGCGCGACACGCTGGGAACAACAGACGTATCTTATGGGCGTCCACGTGAGTGGGGCGTCGCAATCGATGCGCGCTTCTGA
- a CDS encoding TetR/AcrR family transcriptional regulator: MAGLREKSKKRRRETILTSSRSLFRERGYTKTTIDDIAAEAEVSIGTIYSYFGSKGGIFLALVQSMISEMQVKTSRIAADPPEDPVDAIAAMYEACRFSDEWRELKLWDAFRSGNLGPSSVEGDPAIDAIRNEFEVFIYSQFEELLNKLVASRRIRESVNIDDAKFILFHFLLAHFNEFIRSNGKMPYERMIVDLHRRLRTLFLMGQPVTNSR, encoded by the coding sequence TTGGCAGGGCTGCGTGAAAAGTCGAAGAAACGGCGGCGTGAGACAATTCTGACTAGCTCGCGGAGCCTCTTCCGGGAGCGTGGTTACACGAAGACCACGATCGACGACATTGCTGCAGAGGCAGAGGTCAGCATAGGGACGATCTACAGCTACTTCGGCTCCAAGGGCGGAATATTCCTTGCGCTGGTTCAATCGATGATCAGCGAAATGCAGGTCAAGACGTCCCGTATCGCAGCTGACCCCCCCGAAGATCCCGTCGATGCCATCGCCGCGATGTACGAAGCTTGCCGCTTCTCCGACGAATGGCGAGAATTGAAACTATGGGATGCATTTCGTTCAGGGAATCTGGGCCCTTCATCGGTAGAAGGGGATCCGGCGATCGACGCCATTCGCAATGAGTTTGAGGTATTCATCTACTCGCAGTTTGAAGAACTGCTCAACAAACTGGTTGCATCGCGCAGGATCAGGGAATCGGTGAACATTGATGATGCAAAGTTCATCTTGTTTCATTTCCTGCTCGCGCATTTCAACGAATTCATCCGGTCAAATGGCAAGATGCCATACGAAAGGATGATTGTGGACCTTCACCGGAGATTGAGGACGCTCTTTCTCATGGGGCAGCCAGTTACCAACAGCCGATAG
- a CDS encoding RidA family protein, protein MNRIFRSEDTEKAMGFASAVQTGQFLWVSGVVSWDATMSPIHVGDTRAQLGEVYSQLAELLAANGSNMAHIVKETIYTTDVDGVTAALEERRRFFGEGAVPASTLIGVSRLIHPDLRIEVEVVAMIADGAQ, encoded by the coding sequence ATGAATCGAATTTTTCGCTCAGAAGACACCGAGAAGGCGATGGGATTCGCTTCCGCGGTACAAACGGGTCAGTTCCTTTGGGTGTCAGGCGTCGTCTCTTGGGACGCAACAATGTCCCCCATCCATGTTGGCGATACTCGCGCGCAGCTGGGCGAGGTCTATTCGCAGCTTGCTGAACTGCTGGCAGCCAACGGGTCTAACATGGCCCACATCGTGAAAGAGACGATCTACACAACCGACGTTGATGGCGTCACAGCGGCACTCGAGGAGCGCCGAAGGTTCTTTGGCGAAGGCGCGGTCCCTGCCTCAACATTGATTGGTGTCTCGCGTCTCATTCATCCTGATCTGCGCATTGAAGTAGAGGTTGTCGCAATGATTGCGGATGGCGCGCAATGA
- a CDS encoding alpha-ketoacid dehydrogenase subunit alpha/beta — translation MNISPEVFSETGSFDTRLDSETAIGIYQIMRRIAETDQSIQRQLAAGELQFQYYPCGGQEAIPAAIAPLLSPDDRAVITYRCIHDIVAKGTPIKSIVAEMFGKATGTCGGKGGPMHLSDPANGLMATTGIVGAGAPIANGIALAKQLAGSGQIVICSFGDGAANIGAVHEALNLAGLWNLPVVFVCQNNLYAEYTSFEESTAARTIAERGPSYGIVGHRVDGTSPEEIYEAAQTAITRARAGEGPTLLECVAPRLQGHAFGSDEAHMDAEMLAAGRADPPIAKYRRQLIDSFGVDPTLLDAIDAEAKTEVQDALEFAKAAPFPTEEQLIRDVFAPGEKPVIESLPSRPIEVGCDAAFTSMPYAGAINAALDHALTHDDKVVVLGEDIADPAGGVAKATIGLSTKHGAERVRNTPISEQAIVGAAIGAAMEGLRPVAEIMLADFAMVCMDQIANHAAKLRYMSGGKTTVPLTIRMLTAGNIGSFGAQHSQSLEAWFAHIPGLKIALPATPADAKGLLLSAINDPDPCIVIESMRCYFTPGDVPDGDYRVPLGVAKVVREGTDATVISYGWALHEVLAAAGELADAGIEIEVVDLRSIVPLDMATVSASVAKTGRAMIVHGAVEFGGIGAEIAARLAENHGAELKAPVARLGSAYTPVPFAQNLEAAHFPDPSSIVERLKSLIGGADGES, via the coding sequence ATGAACATCTCACCTGAAGTTTTCAGCGAGACGGGTTCCTTCGATACCAGGCTGGATAGTGAGACGGCAATCGGCATCTATCAAATTATGCGAAGAATTGCAGAGACCGATCAGTCGATACAGCGGCAGCTCGCCGCGGGTGAATTACAATTCCAATACTATCCCTGTGGCGGGCAGGAGGCGATCCCGGCGGCGATTGCCCCACTGCTTTCGCCAGATGATCGGGCAGTTATCACATATCGATGCATCCATGACATTGTAGCCAAGGGCACCCCCATCAAATCGATCGTGGCTGAAATGTTCGGCAAGGCGACGGGGACTTGCGGCGGCAAAGGCGGCCCGATGCACCTATCCGATCCTGCAAATGGCCTGATGGCCACGACCGGTATCGTTGGTGCCGGCGCTCCGATAGCCAACGGCATTGCCCTAGCCAAGCAACTGGCCGGCAGCGGTCAGATTGTGATCTGCTCTTTTGGAGATGGAGCCGCCAATATTGGCGCTGTCCACGAAGCGCTCAATCTTGCCGGGTTGTGGAACCTGCCAGTTGTGTTTGTGTGTCAGAATAACCTCTATGCCGAATACACCTCGTTCGAAGAATCGACTGCGGCCAGGACGATCGCAGAGCGAGGCCCATCTTATGGTATTGTCGGCCACAGAGTGGACGGTACGTCGCCTGAAGAAATCTACGAGGCAGCGCAGACGGCGATCACGCGTGCCCGCGCCGGTGAAGGGCCGACATTGCTCGAATGCGTCGCTCCACGTTTGCAGGGCCACGCTTTTGGATCCGATGAAGCGCATATGGATGCCGAGATGTTGGCCGCTGGCCGTGCCGATCCGCCGATAGCAAAGTACCGTCGACAACTGATCGATTCATTCGGTGTTGATCCAACGTTGCTTGACGCAATTGATGCAGAGGCCAAGACCGAGGTGCAGGACGCGCTCGAATTTGCAAAAGCCGCTCCTTTCCCGACCGAAGAGCAGCTGATCCGCGATGTTTTCGCCCCTGGAGAAAAGCCGGTCATCGAATCTTTGCCGAGCAGGCCAATTGAAGTCGGCTGCGACGCGGCATTTACATCGATGCCCTATGCCGGTGCAATCAACGCCGCTCTCGATCATGCTCTGACGCATGACGACAAGGTCGTCGTTCTTGGGGAAGATATCGCCGATCCCGCAGGCGGAGTAGCGAAGGCCACGATCGGCCTTTCCACCAAGCATGGTGCGGAACGTGTGCGCAACACGCCGATCTCAGAACAAGCAATTGTGGGGGCAGCGATCGGTGCCGCAATGGAGGGATTGAGGCCCGTTGCCGAGATCATGCTGGCCGATTTCGCGATGGTTTGCATGGATCAGATCGCCAACCATGCGGCAAAACTGCGCTACATGTCAGGGGGGAAGACCACAGTTCCGCTGACAATCAGGATGTTAACAGCCGGCAATATCGGCAGTTTTGGCGCTCAGCACAGTCAGAGCCTTGAGGCTTGGTTTGCACACATTCCCGGTCTGAAAATTGCACTTCCCGCTACGCCTGCAGATGCAAAAGGTCTGTTGCTATCGGCAATTAACGATCCGGATCCCTGCATCGTGATAGAATCCATGCGATGCTATTTCACGCCCGGCGATGTTCCGGACGGCGATTATCGTGTGCCGCTAGGGGTAGCGAAAGTTGTGCGTGAAGGTACAGATGCCACCGTTATCTCATACGGTTGGGCCCTTCACGAAGTTCTTGCTGCGGCAGGCGAATTGGCAGACGCAGGGATAGAGATTGAGGTGGTCGACCTGAGATCGATTGTTCCACTCGACATGGCTACTGTTTCAGCTTCCGTCGCAAAAACCGGTCGTGCGATGATAGTTCACGGGGCGGTCGAGTTTGGCGGAATAGGAGCCGAGATCGCTGCACGCCTCGCTGAGAACCACGGGGCGGAACTGAAAGCTCCTGTCGCCAGACTGGGGTCCGCATATACACCGGTACCCTTTGCCCAAAACCTCGAGGCGGCTCATTTTCCCGATCCATCTTCAATTGTCGAACGGCTCAAATCGCTGATCGGAGGTGCAGATGGCGAAAGTTAA
- a CDS encoding lipoyl domain-containing protein, whose amino-acid sequence MAKVKLKLPKLAVSMQSGTIAAWHVNDGESVSEGQKLYDVEGDKTTFEVESPIAGVVTRLRMVGDEIPVGTEVIEIDMLPTSA is encoded by the coding sequence ATGGCGAAAGTTAAGTTGAAGCTGCCTAAGCTCGCCGTCTCGATGCAGAGCGGGACTATTGCCGCATGGCATGTGAACGACGGCGAGAGCGTCTCTGAAGGACAGAAACTCTACGACGTAGAGGGAGACAAGACCACCTTTGAAGTTGAGAGCCCAATAGCCGGGGTCGTGACTCGGCTGCGTATGGTGGGAGACGAGATCCCGGTCGGAACAGAGGTTATCGAAATCGACATGCTCCCAACGAGCGCATGA
- a CDS encoding peptidylprolyl isomerase, with protein MKNLLMAAAATISLASPIHAQDEAAEAFLSPGEIVEQAAPEEWVAIPAEELLVMDLTPDREGNARRVIIQLMPAPFSQGWVENIKTLTRSGWFDGTAVIRVQDNYVVQWGDPAADEEGAKPLPEGLKVMEESEYSASTHIRTIGSPAPVTYESLRKRDELRLEQWLPSDPYSRAPFQGVKFHAGWPVAIDETQAWPVHCYGMVGVGRGMSPNTGDGSSLYTVIGHAPRHLDRNIALVGRIVEGMEHLSSLPRGHGPLGFYADDELDKRTEIVAVRMGNELEEFPQPQFEYLSTESESFAKYAEARANRRDPFFIIPAGGADICNIPVPIRAVPTE; from the coding sequence ATGAAGAATCTCCTCATGGCCGCCGCAGCGACGATCTCCCTCGCCTCTCCCATCCACGCGCAAGACGAAGCCGCTGAGGCATTCCTTTCACCCGGCGAGATCGTCGAACAGGCTGCGCCCGAGGAATGGGTCGCAATCCCGGCCGAAGAACTGCTGGTGATGGATCTGACGCCCGATCGCGAGGGCAATGCGCGCCGCGTGATCATCCAACTGATGCCCGCCCCGTTCTCGCAAGGCTGGGTCGAGAACATCAAAACACTCACCCGTAGCGGATGGTTCGACGGGACAGCGGTGATCCGGGTGCAGGACAATTACGTTGTCCAATGGGGCGATCCTGCTGCTGACGAGGAAGGCGCCAAGCCCTTGCCCGAAGGGCTAAAGGTGATGGAGGAGAGCGAATACTCGGCCTCGACACATATTCGCACGATCGGGTCGCCTGCGCCTGTAACCTACGAATCGCTTCGCAAGCGAGACGAACTTCGGTTAGAGCAGTGGCTTCCCTCCGACCCCTATTCACGGGCTCCATTCCAAGGCGTGAAGTTCCATGCCGGGTGGCCAGTTGCAATTGATGAGACGCAGGCCTGGCCCGTCCATTGCTACGGCATGGTCGGGGTCGGGCGCGGCATGTCGCCCAACACGGGTGACGGTAGCTCACTCTATACCGTGATCGGACACGCACCGCGGCATCTCGACCGCAATATCGCGCTGGTCGGGCGGATCGTCGAGGGAATGGAGCACCTCTCCTCGCTGCCGCGCGGCCACGGTCCGCTCGGCTTCTATGCCGATGACGAACTCGACAAGCGCACCGAGATCGTTGCGGTGCGAATGGGCAACGAACTGGAGGAATTCCCGCAGCCGCAATTCGAATATCTTTCGACCGAAAGCGAGAGCTTCGCCAAATATGCCGAGGCGCGCGCCAACCGGCGCGACCCGTTCTTCATCATCCCGGCGGGCGGCGCGGATATCTGCAATATTCCTGTGCCCATTCGCGCCGTGCCGACCGAATGA
- a CDS encoding DUF1905 domain-containing protein, with protein MTLERVIHTTPLQRWEGDRGTYYHVVIGNQAAEAITMHERIRRLELGSRRGFGSVKVMARIGDTQWKTSVFPSKTGEWWLLVSRKVIRAEDLALGEMLSVELELL; from the coding sequence ATGACGCTCGAGCGCGTCATTCACACCACGCCCCTCCAGCGGTGGGAGGGTGATCGCGGCACATATTACCATGTCGTGATCGGTAACCAGGCGGCAGAAGCCATCACCATGCATGAGCGCATCCGGCGGCTCGAACTCGGCTCGCGACGCGGCTTCGGCTCGGTCAAGGTCATGGCGCGCATCGGCGATACGCAGTGGAAGACGTCGGTCTTTCCGAGCAAGACGGGCGAGTGGTGGTTGTTGGTCAGCCGAAAGGTGATCCGCGCAGAGGATCTGGCGCTCGGCGAGATGCTGTCGGTGGAACTGGAACTGCTCTAG
- a CDS encoding VOC family protein, with protein sequence MAVLGIDHIQLAIPHGGEYEAREFFVDILGMTEVPKPAHLAISGGCWFTAGSAHIHCGVEQDFLPAQRAHPALLVDDLPSLVTRLEENGIPFTPGKPLDGYKRGDVADPFGNRIELMQKVELVSESAEEAEQTER encoded by the coding sequence ATGGCAGTTCTCGGCATTGACCATATCCAACTCGCCATCCCTCATGGCGGCGAATACGAGGCGCGTGAGTTCTTCGTCGACATCCTCGGCATGACGGAAGTGCCCAAGCCGGCGCATCTTGCGATCAGCGGCGGCTGCTGGTTCACGGCAGGCAGCGCGCATATCCACTGCGGGGTCGAGCAGGACTTCCTGCCGGCGCAGCGCGCGCATCCGGCGCTGCTCGTCGACGACCTTCCTTCCCTTGTCACCAGGCTGGAAGAAAACGGTATTCCCTTCACGCCGGGCAAGCCGCTCGATGGCTACAAGCGCGGCGATGTCGCTGATCCCTTCGGCAACAGGATCGAATTGATGCAGAAGGTCGAGCTCGTTTCCGAGAGCGCCGAGGAAGCCGAGCAGACGGAGCGCTAG